The Juglans regia cultivar Chandler chromosome 2, Walnut 2.0, whole genome shotgun sequence genome includes a window with the following:
- the LOC108999198 gene encoding RING-H2 finger protein ATL46-like yields MFRLPYETKEKEGILVYPPPQSSLPSSFSASYHSGNYEEEATPTSSLSRISPLLLLLIVILAVIFFIYGLLHLLVRFFMKRPSSSAIYQSNRFPDTSGSFTFQRQLQQLFRLHESGLDQAFIDALPVFYYKDIMGLKEPFDCAVCLCEFSEQDKLRLLPTCSHAFHIECIDTWLLSNSTCPLCRRTLLGPGNHIEIPVFNFDVSRELSNRFLGDGESGFSTSQKPIIEETVGERRVFSVRLGKFRSFNDGVERGETSSCNLDARRCYSMGTSQYVVDDSNLQVAFSDGGGGGGDGDGNVRLVKERGYLSNFSVNGDVEGKKISGRTRGESFSISKIWLWSKHSRFPSSSNNPMDLSPSLNDVIT; encoded by the exons ATGTTTAGACTTCCATACGAAACCAAGGAAAAAGAAGGTATTTTGGTATACCCACCTCCGCAATCATCTCTCCCTTCATCATTCTCTGCTTCTTATCATAGCGGTAACTATGAGGAAGAAGCGACCCCCACCTCATCTCTTAGCAGAATCAGTCCATTACTCCTTTTGCTTATAGTAATTCTGGcagtaattttctttatttacgGCCTTCTCCATTTACTTGTAAGATTTTTCATGAAAAGGCCATCTTCTTCAGCTATTTATCAATCAAATAGATTCCCAGACACGTCCGGTTCTTTTACTTTCCAAAGGCAGCTTCAACAGCTCTTCCGCTTACACGAGTCAGGTCTAGACCAAGCTTTCATAGATGCTCTACCTGTGTTCTACTACAAAGATATAATGGGTTTGAAGGAGCCATTTGATTGTGCCGTTTGTCTCTGTGAGTTTTCTGAACAGGACAAGCTGAGGTTGCTTCCTACGTGTAGTCATGCTTTCCACATTGAATGTATAGACACATGGCTTCTGTCAAACTCAACATGTCCTCTCTGTAGAAGGACACTTTTGGGGCCAGGTAATCATATAGAGATTCCAGTATTTAACTTTGATGTTTCCAGGGAGCTATCAAATAGGTTTCTTGGTGATGGAGAGAGTGGGTTTTCTACTAGTCAGAAGCCAATCATTGAGGAAACTGTTGGTGAAAGGAGGGTCTTTTCTGTGAGACTTGGGAAGTTCAGAAGCTTTAATGATGGAGTAGAAAGAGGAGAGACAAGCAGTTGTAATTTGGATGCTAGAAGGTGCTATTCAATGGGAACATCACAGTATGTGGTTGATGATTCAAATCTGCAAGTGGCATTTtctgatggtggtggtggtggtggtgatggaGATGGCAATGTGAGGCTTGTCAAAGAGAGAGGGTACCTTTCAAATTTTTCAGTTAATGGGGATGTGGAGGGGAAGAAAATCAGTGGCCGGACTAGGGGTGAGAGCTTCTCCATATCTAAGATCTGGCTCTGGTCAAAGCACAGCAGATTCCCAAGTTCTTCAAACAATCCTATGGATTTGTCGCCTTCTCTCAAT GATGTCATCACTTAA
- the LOC108999196 gene encoding probable inactive receptor kinase At2g26730 has protein sequence MDRIPIWVLLILIFLISPMAVSEEGEVKQALVQFMENLSPENNWGWNLTSDPCNDKWVGVTCLQNSVWRIVLEGLNLTGILNASSICMVKSLTVLSLKNNQIHGLIPGEIGKCKTLTGLYLSGNRFSGGLPDSLSQLGNLKRLDISDNNLSGELPDLPRISGLLTFLAQNNHLSGKIPNFDFYILKEFNLSNNNFSGPIPNLQDRFSADIFSGNPGLCGKPLSTTCPPEAAPPPSKTKPKKSSSNDFLIYLGYIILGMLMVLFFAIKLIRKNMTKEEKLDVAKKGVAGDSNGNKPSETSNELKFGLSTSEYSMTSVESSTATSTLVILTNPSMRELRFEDLLSAPAELLGRGKHGSLYKVMLNSGDNLAVKRINNLELSEEDFRRRMQKINLVRHPHVLPPVAFYCTKQERLMVYEYQPNGSLFQLLHGSHNDHTFDWGSRLSVAASIAEGLAYMHKELHQYGISHGNLKSTNILFDRNKHMHISEYGLMVVDNQKESFLPLTKGFKNNNLSGDRPYSTFKIDVFAFGVILLELLTGKLVQNNGFDLVTWVHSVVREEWTVEVFDRALQSEGASEERMVNLLKIALKCINPSPNERPSMAQVAAMIMTIKQEEEVGSVSFDAGSLIFL, from the exons ATGGATCGGATTCCCATCTGGGTACTCCTCATTTTGATCTTTCTCATCAGTCCAATGGCAGTTTCAGAAGAAGGGGAAGTGAAGCAGGCACTAGTTCAATTCATGGAGAATCTCTCACCAGAAAATAACTGGGGCTGGAACTTGACCTCCGATCCTTGTAATGACAAATGGGTCGGAGTGACCTGTCTTCAGAACTCTGTGTGGAGAATAGTTCTTGAAGGTCTCAATCTCACTGGAATTCTGAATGCCAGTTCTATTTGCATGGTAAAGTCTCTTACTGTCTTAAGCCTGAAAAATAACCAAATCCATGGATTAATACcaggagagataggaaaatGTAAGACTCTGACTGGCTTGTATTTAAGTGGGAACAGATTCTCGGGTGGCCTTCCTGACTCTCTCTCACAGTTGGGTAATTTGAAGAGGCTGGATATATCTGACAATAACCTCTCTGGTGAGCTTCCTGATCTGCCCCGGATTTCAGGCCTTTTGACTTTCTTAGCTCAGAACAATCATCTGAGTGGAAAAATACCAAATTTTGATTTCTACATCTTGAAAGAGTTCAACCTCTCCAACAACAATTTCAGCGGTCCAATTCCTAATCTCCAAGACCGTTTCTCTGCAGATATCTTTTCAGGTAATCCTGGACTATGTGGAAAACCCTTATCAACTACCTGTCCACCTGAGGCTGCACCTCCACCATCTAAAACGAAACCAAAAAAATCTTCATCTAATGATTTTCTTATATACTTGGGCTATATAATTCTTGGTATGCTCATGGTCCTCTTCTTTGCCATCAAATTAATCCGAAAAAACATGACTAAAGAAGAAAAGCTAGATGTTGCAAAGAAGGGAGTGGCAGGGGATAGTAATGGCAACAAGCCTAGTGAAACTTCCAATGAGCTCAAGTTCGGCCTAAGCACATCAGAGTATTCAATGACATCTGTTGAGAGTTCAACGGCTACATCAACCCTTGTAATTCTCACGAATCCATCGATGAGGGAACTACGATTTGAGGACTTGCTTAGTGCTCCAGCTGAATTGCTCGGGAGAGGAAAGCATGGGAGCCTCTACAAAGTCATGCTAAATAGTGGGGATAATTTGGCTGTAAAGAGAATCAACAATTTGGAGTTATCTGAAGAAGATTTCCGTAGGAGGATGCAGAAGATAAACTTAGTGAGGCATCCACATGTATTGCCACCGGTTGCATTTTATTGCACCAAGCAAGAGAGGCTTATGGTCTATGAATATCAGCCAAATGGCAGTCTATTCCAGCTTCTCCACG gGTCACATAATGACCATACATTTGACTGGGGAAGCAGGCTAAGTGTTGCAGCTAGCATTGCTGAGGGTTTGGCATACATGCACAAGGAGCTGCATCAGTATGGGATTTCTCATGGGAACCTAAAATCCACAAACATTTTGTTTGACAGAAATAAACATATGCACATCAGTGAATATGGTCTAATGGTTGTTGACAATCAAAAGGAATCATTTCTTCCCCTAACCAAAGGTTTTAAGAACAACAATCTGAGTGGAGACCGTCCATATAGCACCTTCAAGATTGACGTTTTTGCCTTTGGTGTGATTCTCCTGGAGCTGCTTACTGGGAAGCTGGTCCAGAACAACGGGTTTGATTTAGTTACTTGGGTGCATTCAGTAGTTAGAGAGGAATGGACTGTAGAAGTCTTTGACAGGGCACTGCAATCAGAAGGTGCTAGTGAAGAAAGGATGGTGAACTTGTTGAAGATAGCTCTGAAGTGCATAAATCCTTCTCCAAATGAAAGGCCTAGCATGGCTCAAGTTGCTGCAATGATTATGACAATAAAACAGGAAGAAGAAGTGGGATCAGTATCTTTTGATGCAGgttctctaatatttttgtga
- the LOC108999199 gene encoding ubiquitin-conjugating enzyme E2-23 kDa-like, with protein sequence MSSPSKRREMDVMKLMMSDYTVETINDGLNDFNVEFHGPKESLYESGVWKIHVELPDAYPYKSPSIGFVNKIYHPNVDELSGSVCLDVINQSWSPMFDLLNVFEVFLPQLLLYPNPSDPLNGDAASLMMKDRKQYDQKVKEYCEQYAKKENITNSISEVDSGNEDTSDEESGGFSDDDVAGHADP encoded by the exons atgtCTTCTCCAAGCAAGAGGAGAGAGATGGATGTGATGAAGTT GATGATGAGTGATTACACAGTGGAGACAATAAACGATGGACTCAATGATTTCAATGTAGAGTTCCATGGtccaaaagaaa GCCTTTATGAAAGCGGGGTTTGGAAAATCCATGTTGAGCTTCCTGATGCTTATCCATACAAGTCTCCTTCTATTGGGTTTGTGAACAAGATATACCACCCAAATGTTGATGAACT ATCTGGTTCTGTGTGCTTGGATGTTATTAATCAATCTTGGAGTCCAATGTTtg ATCTGTTAAATGTGTTTGAAGTGTTCCTTCCACAGCTTTTGCTTTATCCAAATCCTTCTGACCCACTTAATGGTGATGCTGCATCATTGATGATGAAGGACCGAAAGCAGTATGATCAGAAAGTAAAAG AGTACTGTGAACAATATGCAAAGAAGGAGAATATCACCAATTCCATATCTGAAGTGGACAGTGGCAATGAGGACACAAGTGATGAAGAAAGTGGTGGTTTTAGTGATGATGATGTTGCAGGACATGCCGACCCATGA